The genomic DNA AGACGTCTCGGATCGTGGGAAGCCGGGTGAGAATCCCGCACGGTACCGCCACTGTGTTTCGGCCTTGCCGATCAGCCAGAATACCGACCGAGAAGCGTGTGTGCGCAAGCGGCGAGTTACCGCGAACGCAACCCGGAGGGCAAGAAAGCCCTCGGCTTGTCTGCGTAGCGAATACGGGCTGCGCGGCCCCCTCGAATCGCGAGGGCCGCGCAGCCTTTTGTTTTGCTGTCTCTCTTCTGCGAAGCGACCGATGAAAGGAGAAGGAAGACGGTGAAGGAACAAACGATCATCCCTGCGGGGGTCATGCGGCGGGCGTGGGCCCTCCTGCTGGCCGCCGCGCTCTGCCTGGGCCTCATGCCCAGCGCAGCCTGGGCCGAAGAAAGCGAGGGTGCGGGGACGTTCTCGGTGGCGCTCACCATCGTGGACACGTCCGACCCCGCGGACGGCGTCCTGTACAACGGCAAGGTCGACGGCATGACCTCCGACGACACGGTTGCCGACCTGCTGGCGAAGGCGGGCTTCACCGCCGCGGCCAGCGCGGAGGAGACCGAGGGGAACGACAAGGCGTACTTCGACTCCTGGGGCTCCCCGACGTTCCGCGGCAACAAGTCGGTCCAGCAGCCCGACGGCTCGTGGGCCTATTGGGCGACGATGTTCGACGGCGACAGCGCGAACTACGCCAGCGCCCAGCTGACGTCGAAGCTGCAGGAGAACGGCCGCTACCAGTACATCTACACGTCCGACGCGACGTTCGCCTACGACGAGGAGGCTTCCGGATTTCCGGTGCAGCTCACCATCGTGGACACGTCCGACCCCGCGGACGGCGTCCTGTACAACGGCAAGGTCGACGGCATGACCTCCGACGACACGGTTGCCGACCTGCTGGCGAAGGCGGGCTTCACCGCCGCGGCCAGCGCGGAGGAGACCGAGGGGAACGACAAGGCGTACTTCGACTCCTGGGGCTCCCCGACGTTCCGCGGCAACAAGTCGGTCCAGCAGCCCGACGGCTCGTGGGCCTATTGGGTGACGATGTTCGACGGCGACAGCGCGAACTACGCCAGCGCCCAGCTGACGTCGAAGCTGCAGGAGAACGGCCGCTACCAGTACATCTACACGTCCGACGCGACGTTCGCCTACGACGAGGAGATTCCTCAGCTCGCGATCTACACCGTCAACGACCCCTTGGCGGGGGCGATCAAGCCCGATCCCAAGCCCGATCCCAAGCCCGAACCCGAACCTGATGAGCCTGCCAACGATGCCATCGCAGTAGACAGCGCTGCGTACAACACGCTGTTCGGCACCATCGCCAGTTCCTATGCGGGTACGTCCGAGGAATGGAAAGCCCTTGAGCTCGCGGCCGCCGGTCGTGTGTCGTCGGTTGACGTGGCGACGCTCGTGGCGAATGCGAAAGCGGCGAACGGTTCTCCCGAAACCACCAATTTGCAACGCTTCATCTTGGCGCTCACGGCCGTCGGCAAAACAGAGGAAGCAGCGGAGCTCGTGCAAACGATGGCGACGTCCGACATTTCGACTACCTATGTGAACGGTCAGGCGTTTGCTCTGCTCTCCTACGAAAGCGGTGCGTACGACGCGCCCGCGAACGCTCTTGAAACCGAAGCTGAGCTTGTGGCCAAGCTTCTGAGCGCGCAGCAGGCTTCCGGCGGCTGGACCTGGAAAGGCGCTGCCGAAGGGGACGATCCTGATACGACGGCCATGGTGATAACCGCTCTTGCCTCTCGCGTTTCGGACGCCTCCGTCAAAGCGGCGGTCGACAAGGGTCTCGAGGCGCTGCGCGCAATGCAGCACGAGGACGGCGGTTTCCGCGCATCCGGGGACGCGGCCGATGGTCCCATCAACGTCAGCTCTACGTCCTGCGTCGTGGTCGCCCTGTGCGCCTTGGGCGCGGATCCGGCGGCATCCATGGTCACCGAAAGCGGCGCGACGCCGTTGAGCGCGCTGCTCTCGCAGGCCACTTCCGACTTGTCCGGATTCGTTTACAACGGCGCTGCGAACGACCTCGCCACCGAGCAGGGGTTCCGGGCGCTTGTTGCGTACCAGGGCCTCAAGAACACCGGGGCGGCGTACAACGTCTACACGCAGGCGAAGCTCGGCCAGGCTGCGCTGCCCGCCGAGAAGCAGGAAGAAAGCGACGTCAAGCCCGCAGGGGCTCCGGCGGCCGACAAGAAGGCGCTCGCCAAGACCGGGGACGGCTCTGCGCCGTTCGCGGCCGGCACTGCCGCGCTCGCGCTCGGCGCGCTCGCGGCGGGCATCGCCGCCACGCGGCGCATGCGCGCTTCCGATGAGCTCTCGTTGCGCCGATAGGATCGCGGCAGCATGAGCGAAGATTCGAACGAGAAGACCGGCGGCTCGGGCGTCGAAACGCTCGAGCCGCGTGAGCGGGCCGAATCGCCCGACGATCGCATCGCCCCCTCCACGCCTCGCGGCGAGGAGGGGGCTTCGGAGGGCGGGGCGTCCGCACCGGCGGCGTCCGAGCCCGCGCGTCGCCGACCGCGCAAGGCGCTGCTTGCCGTGGGCGTCGCCGCGTCCGCGATCGCCCTGTGCGCCATCGTGGCGAGCATGGGCTTCGCCACCGGATGGCTCGGCGACCCTGTGCCGTCCGATCCGGTGCCGATGCCCAGCGTCGTCACGGATGCGCCCTCTGACGGAGACGACGCGTCGCAGGGCGACGAGGCCGATCGCAAGGATGCCGCCGAAGAGGCTTCGGAGGGTGCGGACGGGGAAGCGGGCGCCGCCGTCGACGGCGAGGGCGCGGCGGATGCCGACGGCTCGGCCGCTTCGACGGCCGGCGAGGCGCCATCGGGCACCGAGCCTTCCGCGTCGGAGGGCGCTGCTGCTCCGGCTCCGGCGCCTGCGCCCGAGCCGGCCCCGGCGCCATCGGCCCCCAGCACCGTCACGGTGTCGGTGTACATCGACAGCTCCCGCGCCGCGTCCAATGGCTACCCCTCATCCTTGGGCGGCGGCACGGTCACCCTCAACCAGGGCGCATCCGTCTACGATGCCCTCTGCGCTACCGGAGCGTCGGTGGGCGGGTCGAGCGGCTACGTCAGCTCCATCGGCGGCCTTGCGGAATTCGCTTGCGGTCCCGGCAGCGGCTGGCTGTATTTCGTCAACGGATCGTCGCCCGGATACGGATGCGGTTCGTATATCCTAAGCGGTGGAGAAAACATTACGTGGATATACACCTGCGATTTGGGCAACGACCTGTAGATGTGCGGGTCGAGGAAAGCGAGGCGCCGTGTTCAGCAATCCGAAAGTGGCCAAGATCATGGCTGCATTGGCGATCTTCTTCGCCGTGCTCGTGGTGATCTCGATCTTCCAAACGGTGCACGCCTAGGGGCGCGCCTCGTATGAAGCGCACGGCGTTCGACCTGTTCCATCCCGTCGTGGCGTTCGGCTACTTCGCCGTCATGTTCGCGCTCAGCATGACGGCGATGCAGCCGGTCTACTTGGCCATCTCGCTTGCAAGCGTACTCTCCTACAGCGCGGTGCTGCGCGGTTGGCGGGCGACGGGTCGCTCGCTTCTCTGGCAGCTGCCCCTCGTCGCCGTCGTCGCGCTGGCGAACCCGCTGTTCTCGGCGTCCGGCTCCACCGAGCTGTTCCGCCTCGGGCTGCGCGCGTTCTACCTGGAGAGCTTCGTGTACGGCGCATGCATGGGCGTCATGCTGATCAGCGTGATCGTGCTGTTCTCGAACGCCTCCCAGGTGCTCACGTCCGACAAGGTCATGACGCTGTTCGGCGGCGTCGCGCCCACGATAGGCCTCATGCTGTCGATGACGGCGCGCCTCGTGCCGCAGTTCCTGCGGCGCGGCAACGGCATCGCCGACGTGGAGCGCGCGTGCACGGCGGCGCGCCCTGCCGAGGAGCCCGCAGGGAAGCTCGCTGTCATGCGCGGCTACCTGCGGAGGACTTCGGTGCTCATGGGCTGGGGCATGGAAGACTCGCTCGAGACGGCCGGCGCCATGAAGGCGCGCGGATGGGGGGCCGTCGCGCGGCGCACCACGTACGCGCGCTACCAGTTCCGTCGCTTCGACGCCGCGGCGCTCGTCTTCGGCGGCGCGCTCGCGTTGCTGGCCGCAGCCGCCGCCTGGGCGGCATGCGCGCAATTCCGTTTCTATCCGACGATCGGCGGGCTCGCGCCTTGGTGGAACTATCTGCCGTACGCGCTGTTCGCGTGCCTGCCGCTCGCAATCACCGCGAAGGAGCATCTGCGATGGCGAGCGTGAAGGCGATCGAGGCGCGCGGTTTCTCGTTTCGCTACCCTGAGTCGACGGCCGGCATCGGCCCGCTCGATTGGGCGGTGGAGGAGGGCGCGTTCCAGCTTCTGGTGGGCGCCACGGGCAGCGGCAAGACCACGCTGCTCGGTAGCTGCAAGCCGGCCATCGCGCCAGCAGGGGAGCGCGCGGGCTCGCTGCAGGTGTTCGGACGATCCGTGGAAAAGCTGGATGCGCGCGAGGCCGCCGCGACGGTGGGTTACGTCGCGCAGAGTCCCGAGAACCAGATCGTGTGCGACAGCGTGTGGCACGAGCTGGCGTTCGGGCTGGAGAACCTCGGCGTGGAGCAGGACGAGATGCGCCGCCGCGTGGCCGAGGTCGCTCACTTCTTCGGCATCGAGCCGTGGTTCCGCCGCTCCGTCGCCGAGCTATCGGGCGGCCAGAAGCAGATGACCACGTTGGCCGGCACGCTGGCGATGCAGCCGCGCCTGCTGCTGCTTGACGAGCCCACCGCCCAGCTCGATCCCGTGGCCGAGAAGAACTTCCTGCACGCTCTGTTTCGCGTGAACCGCGAGCTGGGCATCACCGCCGTCGTGGCCACCCACGCCCCCGAGGCGATGGCCGAGTACGCGACGGACATGGTGGAGCTGCGAGAGGGCACGCTGATCCGCTGCTTCGAACCGCGCGCCGGGGTGTCGGCCTTCCGTCGTTCCGAATCCGTCCCGGTGGCACCCGCCTCCGCTCAGGATGATGAAGCCGCATACGCCGTCTCGTTGCACGACATCCATCTGCGCTACGCACGCGATGCCGACTGGGTTCTGCGCGGCTGCGATCTGCGCGTCACCGCCGGCAGCATCCACGCCGTCGTAGGCGGCAACGGCTGCGGCAAGTCCACGCTGCTGCGTGCCATCGCCAGGGTCGTCAAGCCGGAGCGCGGCCGCGTTGAGAACTGCCTGGCCGCGCGCCAGGCGCTGCTCCCGCAGGATCCGAAAACCCTCTTCGTGTGCGATACGGTGGCCGAGGAGCTGCGCGAGTGGCAGGCGAACTGCGGCTACGACAACGCTGCGATCGATGGCGTTCTCGCGCGCTTCGGTCTGGACGCGCGCGTCTCCAACCATCCCTACGATCTGTCGGGCGGCCAGCAGCAGTTGCTCGCGTTCGCGAAGCTGCTGCTGACCGATCCCGACCTGCTGCTGCTCGACGAGCCGACGAAGGGGCTCGACGCGCCGTCGAAGCTGCTGGTCGCCCGCACCCTGTGCGATCTCGCGCAGGCCGGGGCGACCGTCGTCCTCGCCACGCACGACCTGACGTTCGCCGCGCTCGTCGCCGATGCCGCCACCATGCTGTTCGACGGGGAGGCCGTGTGCACCGAGCCGGCCGCCGCGTTCTTCGCGGGCAACCTGTTCTACCGCCCGACCGAGGATGCGTTCTCCCGGCTGTGGCGCGAGGAACGCTCGTGACGCGCCCGCCTTCCCGCGCGGCGGCGCGCCTCCTCGCGCTGCTCGAGGTGCCGGCGCTCGCCGCCGTGCCCCTCGTGCTGGGCGTGTGCGCGTACTTCCAGGTGGAGCAGGGCGCGCTGCTCACCGTGGTCGTGGCGTTCGCGGCGGTGGGCGTGTTCTTCGCCAGCTTTGAGGCCTCGCGCCCGGCGTTGCGCCAGATCATGCCGACCGTGGTGTTGGCGGCTCTTGCGGCGGCGGGTCGCATGCTGTTCGCTCCCGTTCCCGACTTCAAGCCGGTGTCGGCCATCTGCATCCTCGCGGGAGCCGTGTTCGGCCGCCGCAGCGGCTTTCTGGTGGGCGCGCTCGCGGCGCTCGTGTCCAACTTCTTCTTCGGGCAGGGGCCGTGGACGCCGTGGCAGATGTACGCTTGGGGTCTCGTAGGCTACCTGGCCGGCGTCCTGGCCGACCGCGGCTGGCTCGACCGGCTGCCCGTGCTGTACGCTTACGGCTTCCTGTCGGCCCTGCTGTACGGCCTGCTGCTGAACGGGTGGTACGTCATCGGCTTCGTGCAGCCGTTCTCCTGGCCGGCCGCGCTCGTCGCGTTCGGCGCCGCGCTGCCGTTCGACGCGACGCATGGCGTGGCCACCGTCGTGTTCCTCGCGGCGCTCTACGTTCCCTGGCGGAAAAAGCTCGAGCGCATCAAGAGGAAGTACGCGCTGATCTGACGGATGCCGCCGATTGCGGCGCGGCGGCCGTGCGCGTGCTACAATGCCTCCCGATCATCGAAGAAGGGAGCTCCCATGCCGCCACTGTCCAGCTCGAAGCGCGAAGCCGTCGCCGCCCTCAAGCGCGGCGAGGCGGTCATCTTTCCCACCGAGACGGTGTACGGCCTGGGCGTGTCCGTCGAGGCGGCGGCGAGCCCCGAGGCGCTCTACGATCTGAAGGAGCGCGACCGCGGCAAGCCCGTCTCCTGGCTCGTGGGCGGCGTCGACGACCTCGACCGCTACGGAGCGCACGTGCCCGACCTGGCCCGACGTCTGGCACGAGCGTACTGGCCGGGACCTCTTACGCTCATCGTGGAAGCGAGCGACGCCGTGCCCGCGGCCTTCCGCTCGGCGGCGGGCTCCATCGGCCTGCGCATGCCCGACAACGATACGGCCCTTGAGCTCATCGAGGCGGTCGGCTGCCCGCTGGCCACCACGTCCGCGAACATCTCGGGTCTGCAAGCGCCGGGGGCCTTCGACGCGCTCGATCCCGTTCTCGCTGCGTGCGTAGGCGTGGTGGTGCCCGACGACACCGACGACGATAAGAGCGGCGTGGCGTCCACCGTCCTCGACTGCACCGTAAACCCCCCGCGCATTCTCCGCGAAGGCGCCGTCACCGAAGCCGATATCCGCGCGGCGAGGTAGTCGCTCGGCCGCCGCCGCGGCGGTCGGCGCGCTCTCCGCATCCGCCCTCCTTGCCCACACCCCCCCCCTTTTTTTTGGCACAGATTCACCGCTATGCACGATTTTCGGCGCATGATTTCAGTGCGAGCGCATAAAACCCCAGGTCAGATTTTTCGCATCAGGAAAAAATCATGCATAACGGTGAATCTGTGCCAGCAAAGCGACGGTTCCCAAGCTCCATCCTCGTTTCCCTCGCCTCCTCAAGCCTCCTTGAGCCTTCCGCCTTGCCGAACGCGCCCGGCTCGGCATCGTCGTTCGCGTAACGCTTC from Eggerthella lenta DSM 2243 includes the following:
- a CDS encoding energy-coupling factor transporter transmembrane component T; this translates as MKRTAFDLFHPVVAFGYFAVMFALSMTAMQPVYLAISLASVLSYSAVLRGWRATGRSLLWQLPLVAVVALANPLFSASGSTELFRLGLRAFYLESFVYGACMGVMLISVIVLFSNASQVLTSDKVMTLFGGVAPTIGLMLSMTARLVPQFLRRGNGIADVERACTAARPAEEPAGKLAVMRGYLRRTSVLMGWGMEDSLETAGAMKARGWGAVARRTTYARYQFRRFDAAALVFGGALALLAAAAAWAACAQFRFYPTIGGLAPWWNYLPYALFACLPLAITAKEHLRWRA
- a CDS encoding L-threonylcarbamoyladenylate synthase, with protein sequence MPPLSSSKREAVAALKRGEAVIFPTETVYGLGVSVEAAASPEALYDLKERDRGKPVSWLVGGVDDLDRYGAHVPDLARRLARAYWPGPLTLIVEASDAVPAAFRSAAGSIGLRMPDNDTALELIEAVGCPLATTSANISGLQAPGAFDALDPVLAACVGVVVPDDTDDDKSGVASTVLDCTVNPPRILREGAVTEADIRAAR
- a CDS encoding ECF transporter S component, coding for MTRPPSRAAARLLALLEVPALAAVPLVLGVCAYFQVEQGALLTVVVAFAAVGVFFASFEASRPALRQIMPTVVLAALAAAGRMLFAPVPDFKPVSAICILAGAVFGRRSGFLVGALAALVSNFFFGQGPWTPWQMYAWGLVGYLAGVLADRGWLDRLPVLYAYGFLSALLYGLLLNGWYVIGFVQPFSWPAALVAFGAALPFDATHGVATVVFLAALYVPWRKKLERIKRKYALI
- a CDS encoding ABC transporter ATP-binding protein, which translates into the protein MASVKAIEARGFSFRYPESTAGIGPLDWAVEEGAFQLLVGATGSGKTTLLGSCKPAIAPAGERAGSLQVFGRSVEKLDAREAAATVGYVAQSPENQIVCDSVWHELAFGLENLGVEQDEMRRRVAEVAHFFGIEPWFRRSVAELSGGQKQMTTLAGTLAMQPRLLLLDEPTAQLDPVAEKNFLHALFRVNRELGITAVVATHAPEAMAEYATDMVELREGTLIRCFEPRAGVSAFRRSESVPVAPASAQDDEAAYAVSLHDIHLRYARDADWVLRGCDLRVTAGSIHAVVGGNGCGKSTLLRAIARVVKPERGRVENCLAARQALLPQDPKTLFVCDTVAEELREWQANCGYDNAAIDGVLARFGLDARVSNHPYDLSGGQQQLLAFAKLLLTDPDLLLLDEPTKGLDAPSKLLVARTLCDLAQAGATVVLATHDLTFAALVADAATMLFDGEAVCTEPAAAFFAGNLFYRPTEDAFSRLWREERS
- a CDS encoding DUF4430 domain-containing protein, which gives rise to MSEDSNEKTGGSGVETLEPRERAESPDDRIAPSTPRGEEGASEGGASAPAASEPARRRPRKALLAVGVAASAIALCAIVASMGFATGWLGDPVPSDPVPMPSVVTDAPSDGDDASQGDEADRKDAAEEASEGADGEAGAAVDGEGAADADGSAASTAGEAPSGTEPSASEGAAAPAPAPAPEPAPAPSAPSTVTVSVYIDSSRAASNGYPSSLGGGTVTLNQGASVYDALCATGASVGGSSGYVSSIGGLAEFACGPGSGWLYFVNGSSPGYGCGSYILSGGENITWIYTCDLGNDL
- a CDS encoding prenyltransferase/squalene oxidase repeat-containing protein, whose protein sequence is MKEQTIIPAGVMRRAWALLLAAALCLGLMPSAAWAEESEGAGTFSVALTIVDTSDPADGVLYNGKVDGMTSDDTVADLLAKAGFTAAASAEETEGNDKAYFDSWGSPTFRGNKSVQQPDGSWAYWATMFDGDSANYASAQLTSKLQENGRYQYIYTSDATFAYDEEASGFPVQLTIVDTSDPADGVLYNGKVDGMTSDDTVADLLAKAGFTAAASAEETEGNDKAYFDSWGSPTFRGNKSVQQPDGSWAYWVTMFDGDSANYASAQLTSKLQENGRYQYIYTSDATFAYDEEIPQLAIYTVNDPLAGAIKPDPKPDPKPEPEPDEPANDAIAVDSAAYNTLFGTIASSYAGTSEEWKALELAAAGRVSSVDVATLVANAKAANGSPETTNLQRFILALTAVGKTEEAAELVQTMATSDISTTYVNGQAFALLSYESGAYDAPANALETEAELVAKLLSAQQASGGWTWKGAAEGDDPDTTAMVITALASRVSDASVKAAVDKGLEALRAMQHEDGGFRASGDAADGPINVSSTSCVVVALCALGADPAASMVTESGATPLSALLSQATSDLSGFVYNGAANDLATEQGFRALVAYQGLKNTGAAYNVYTQAKLGQAALPAEKQEESDVKPAGAPAADKKALAKTGDGSAPFAAGTAALALGALAAGIAATRRMRASDELSLRR